A segment of the Phycisphaerae bacterium RAS1 genome:
ACTTCCTGGCCGGCGTCTCGCCCGACATTCCCTGGCATGTCACCGCGTTTCATCCGGACTACAAAATGACCGACCCGCCGCGAACGTCGGTCGAAACGCTGCTGCGGGCGTGCGAGATCGGCAAGCGGGCCGGCTTGAAGTTTGTCTACGCCGGCAACCTGCCGGGCCTCGTCGGCGACCATGAAAACACGTACTGCCCGGCCTGTCGCGAGCTGCTGATCAAGCGCTACGGGTTTACGGTCCGCATGAACCGCATTACGGACGGCGCCTGCGCGGCCTGCGGCGAGCGCATTCCGGGCGTGTGGGGCGGCGCACAGAAGACGACACGCGGCGGCGCCGGAGCGCCGCGGCGCGTGCGGGCATGAGAGCTCTGTTTGGAGTTCTTCGACGCCAACGCCGAGCGGTTTTCTGGGCGCTCGTCAGCGCGTGCGTCGGCGCGCTTCCCTTTCTCGTCGTACTCGTGTTAACGCTCTGGTCCGCGGCGAATCTAGACCTGGATTCGTATCCTGATTGGAAGGCTTGGACGATTCGGCGCGTTCTGCAGTGCCTCGCATGGGCCATCGTCATGGCGGTTTTCTCCGGGGCAACCTGTGCGTGGCTGATCATTCGTTCGGACGTACGCCGCGCAAGCACTGAACCTCGTTGCCGGTGCTGCGGCTACTGCCTGACCGGCCTGCCTACACGCCGCTGCCCCGAATGCGGCACGGATTTTGAGTAGTTGCATTACTCTGGCGTCGAAGTACATAGCTATAATCGCTGGTATGAAAGCACGAATCCTCACCGGCTCGAAGAAGGAAATCGCCGATCAGGTCGTCGGCATCGACGGCGAGATCCGCGAGGCGATCGTCTTCATCGACGAGCCGGCGGTTCCGACGCCGGCCGGCGCTGACATCTTCGCCGAAATGGAGCCGTTCACGGTTCACGCGTCGCCCGCGGATGACTCGCGCGAGGCTGTCTATCGCCGCGGGGCGGACGAGTGATTCTGCTGGACACGAACATCCTCGCGCGAATCACGAACGCCGCCGATCCTCAGTGCGCCGTTTGTCGGACGGCGATCCACAAGATGCTCGCGGCGGGCAAGCGGCTCGTCGTCTTTCCGCAGAGCCTCTATGAACTCTGGACCGTCGCCACGCGAAGCAGCGAAGCGCAAAACGGCTTGGGCATGAAGGTCGAGCAGGCGGCCCAATGGCTCAGTTTCTTTCTCCGCCGCTTTGCGCTCCTTCACGATCACCCGGACCTCCTCGCGCGCTGGCAAGTGCTTGTTAGGGACCACGGGATCACGGGATCACGGGGTTTCGGGCCCACGACGCTCGTCTCGTCGCCGCCATGGAGTGCTACGGAGTGCATGAACTGCTGACGCTCAACGCTAGCGATTTTCGAGGCTTCCCCGTTTCGGTCGCCAGTCCGGCCGCGATATGAAATCGAGCGTTCCGATGCCAGAGCCGCCGCGCTCGCGGCCCGAGCGCGACATCTGCTCCGACTGTCCGGCTGGCCGCCAAACCTACCGCCGCGGCCAATGACTCCTGTCTCCTCGTCCGTTAGCATCATCACGATGACCGAAGCAAGCAGCGCACCGATTCACCGCTGCCGCGTCATGCACGCGCTGGCCCTCGGCCTTGCGCTCTCCCCGCTCGCCGCCTGCGACCGCGATCCCGCATCCAGCGGCGCGAGCTCATCCCACGCACAGGAACGCCGGCAGGAGATGGTCGCGCCGCCCGCCAGCAAGCCGCGCTACGAATTCGCCCCCGGCCTGGCCGAAAAACACGCGGATATCGTCGGCTTTGTGCGCCAATTCCTCGAAACCTGCCTGGCCGGCGACTATGTCGGCTATCGCGAGATGGTCAGCCGCCGCCGCTCGCCCGAGACGCGCGAACGCTTCTCGCGCACGTTTCACGCCATCGAGCGGCTGCGAATCGAGTCGATCGAGACCACCCAGATTCCCGACCTGCCGCCGCCGGTGTACATCGTGACCAGCGCCGTCGAATTCCGGCCCGACTCCAAGCCCGCCTTCCGAGAGAGCCGCCGCGCGATCGCGATTCTGGTCTTCCGCGAGTTGGACGAATGGCGGATGGCCCCCGCCCCGTCGGAATTGCAGCCGACCGACCGGGACGAAGAGGAGGACGCTGAGTCGCAACCCGTGCTGCCCGACTATCCGTGGGATGAACAGGGCGATGGATGAGGCACGCATCCGACGCAGGAACCAGAGACCGGCCGGAGGCCGGCCCCCCACGCCGTTTTTCTTGATGTTTCTCTTTTCACGCCTCTCTATTGCCGTTTGTTGTTTCTGCCCCCGGGCTTTTGCTCAGCCCTCCGTTGACGCCCGCGAACTCCCCGCTGAAGCACTCGCCGCACTCGACGCCACGACCGACTTCACCATGAACTACGACCAGCCCGGCTTTTACGCCGTGCTCGAGTTCGTGAAGCGCTCGCCGCAGCCGCCCGGACACGCGCAGCCATCCGCCAGGCTGAATGATTGGCGCGTGCTCATCGATCGCCCCAACGACTTCCGCGGCGCGGTCGTCACGCTCAGCGGAAAACTCGGCCGCAATAAGTCCCCCTTTCTGCTCCAACGGCGGCCGGACTTGGGTGAGATCACGCAGCTTGAGCTGTACAGCGACACGCAACCGCTGGCATGCACCGTTATCTGCACCGAAAACGTCGGCGACCTGCCGATCGACGCCGAAGTCGAAGTCACCGGCTACTTTGTCCTCGCGCGGAACTACAAGGGCCCCGGCGGGCGCGTGCAGCAGGCGGCGGTGATCGTCGCGCCGGCGCCAATCTCGTTCGCCCGCGCGCAGCGCAGCCTCACGCAGCGCTTCGATTGGCGCTGGCTGGCCGCGTCCGTCGGCGCGGCGGCCGTGGTTGTCTGGGTTGTCCTGCGCCGTGCTTCTCGTGGCGGCCGCACTGATATCCACTCCCTGCACGCGCGCACCGCCGCTCCGCAGAACCTGGCCGGCGACCTGGCAGCCTGGGCATCGGACGCGCCGCCGTCGCCGCGAGCAGCGGAGGAACCCGATGCCCGAGATGGATGACAGGAACCACGCATGTCCTTTGAAAGCCAGACGTGATCATCGACGTCCACTGCCACTACACGCTGACGCGGCACGTCGCGCACGATGCCGAGCGATTCTCATTCGAGCCGCGCGCGACTCCGCCCGGCGACCACGACCGGCATGGCGGCCCGGCGCTCCCGACCGACTACGACTCCTGCGTCTCCCCGCGCGCCCTGAACCGCCTCGCCTGGCGGGTCATGCGCCACGTCATGGGCGTCACCGGCGAGCCGGGCCCGCAACTGGATGAGCAGATCGCGGGCGGCTATGCCGAGCACCTGCTGGCGCCCGGCCCGATCGATCGCTACGTGCTTCTGGCCTTCGACGCCTACCACGACGACGCCGGCCGCCGCCCGCCGCTGCCGATCCGCGATTCCGACCTGGGCAGCGACATTTACACATCCAATACGCTGATCCGTGACCTGTGCCGCCGGCGCCCGTCGAAATTCCTGCTGGGCGCGTCGATCCACCCCTACCGCGAAAACGCGGTCGCCTGCATCGACGAAGTCTTCGCCGCCGGCGCGTGCCTCGTGAAGTGGCTGCCGCTGCATCAGAACATCAACATTCGCGACTCGCGCACGCTGGCCGTCCTGCGGCGCTGCGCCGAGCTTCACCTGCCGCTGCTCGTGCACTACAGCGAGGAGTTC
Coding sequences within it:
- a CDS encoding Amidohydrolase gives rise to the protein MIIDVHCHYTLTRHVAHDAERFSFEPRATPPGDHDRHGGPALPTDYDSCVSPRALNRLAWRVMRHVMGVTGEPGPQLDEQIAGGYAEHLLAPGPIDRYVLLAFDAYHDDAGRRPPLPIRDSDLGSDIYTSNTLIRDLCRRRPSKFLLGASIHPYRENAVACIDEVFAAGACLVKWLPLHQNINIRDSRTLAVLRRCAELHLPLLVHYSEEFTLTTQHREHQPVEPLLDVLRRLRREGRMPPVIVAHVATPALPFGETASHEALLDALQNEFAEAPLYADISALAVWSKHRFLRRLARMQHLHHKLVFGTDFPVPPWTAALRRDLGRSYAAVKSEKSWAQRTALAMRGMGFNEIVFQQAPRILANVRNHGIASRQIV